The proteins below come from a single Dermacentor albipictus isolate Rhodes 1998 colony chromosome 7, USDA_Dalb.pri_finalv2, whole genome shotgun sequence genomic window:
- the LOC135904736 gene encoding ipis-1-like, with translation MATSQLGDSLLHFSVDLYKQLVSASGSSENVIYSPFSICAALSMALAGARNTTSRQLADVLHVNSEEVHGHFASFLSKLPGLGPDVKMHVANRMYSERTFPVLDSYLTLLRESYGATIESVDFRTDFKKVRLQVNAWVEQATDSKIKELLPPGCVDSLTTLILVNAIYFRGRWNSKFDPALTQRFDFHLDKTNKTEVDMMYKNSDYSMGRSDDLNVSALEIPYRGGKVSMVILLPDDIEGLSQVEQLLTTPTLSKLLKSLSLNYDVDLYVPKFKLEQTINLKQTLSAMGIEDFFTAAADLTGISAKGNLSASGAFHRAFVEVNEEGTEAAGASAIEDCCDCAAEEQTVFLVDRPFMFLICSSDPEAVLFMGAVRRI, from the coding sequence ATGGCCACCAGTCAGCTGGGCGACTCGTTGCTCCACTTCTCCGTCGACTTGTACAAGCAGCTCGTCTCAGCGAGTGGCTCTTCTGAAAACGTCATCTACTCGCCGTTCAGTATCTGCGCGGCCCTCTCTATGGCTCTGGCAGGGGCTCGGAACACCACCTCCAGGCAGCTCGCCGATGTGCTGCACGTGAACAGTGAGGAGGTTCACGGGCATTTTGCCAGCTTCCTCTCCAAGCTTCCTGGTCTTGGCCCGGACGTGAAGATGCACGTGGCCAACCGGATGTACTCGGAACGAACGTTTCCGGTGCTGGACAGCTACCTCACCCTTCTTCGGGAATCCTACGGCGCCACTATTGAATCGGTCGACTTCAGGACAGACTTCAAGAAAGTCAGGCTCCAGGTTAACGCCTGGGTCGAGCAGGCCACGGATTCGAAGATCAAGGAGCTTCTTCCGCCCGGATGCGTGGACTCTTTGACCACTTTGATCCTAGTGAACGCGATTTATTTTAGAGGCCGTTGGAACTCCAAGTTCGATCCCGCGTTAACGCAGCGTTTCGACTTTCACTTAGACAAAACGAACAAAACGGAAGTGGACATGATGTACAAGAATAGCGACTACAGCATGGGCCGCAGCGATGACCTCAATGTAAGCGCACTGGAGATACCGTACCGCGGTGGAAAGGTTTCGATGGTCATCCTGCTGCCAGACGACATCGAAGGGCTGTCCCAAGTAGAGCAACTCTTGACCACGCCCACACTGTCCAAACTCTTAAAGTCCCTCTCTCTTAACTACGACGTCGATCTGTACGTCCCGAAATTTAAGTTGGAGCAGACTATTAACCTCAAGCAGACGCTGAGCGCCATGGGTATCGAAGACTTTTTCACTGCTGCCGCGGACCTTACAGGAATAAGCGCGAAGGGTAACCTCTCGGCTTCGGGAGCGTTCCACAGGGCATTCGTGGAAGTGAATGAAGAAGGCACTGAGGCGGCAGGTGCCTCCGCCATCGAAGATTGTTGCGATTGCGCGGCAGAAGAACAGACTGTGTTTCTGGTCGACCGCCCTTTTATGTTCCTCATATGCAGCTCTGATCCGGAAGCTGTGCTTTTCATGGGCGCCGTTCGTCGAATTTAA
- the LOC135904737 gene encoding ipis-1-like isoform X1, with translation MFNNKARVLAELKAAMATNPLGYPLLQFSVDLYKQLVAKSGSSGNIFYSPFSISAALSMALAGARNTTAKQLADVLHVNSEEVHRHFSSFISELPGFAPDVKLHVANRMYSEKTFPVLDSYVALLRECYGATIESVDFKNNFENVRRQVNGWVDQATQSKIRDLLQPGSVDPLTTLILVNAIYFKGLWESQFNANWTRPSDFHLNPNSKTLVDMMYQKSDFNMAHNMALEVTALEIPYRGGKTSMVVLLPDRIDGLSKLEEALSAENVAEVLMDLRNCTDVKLYLPKFKFEETIYLKQTLAAMGIQELFSLASADLTGISADGNLWATEVVHKAFVEVNEEGTEAAAATAVVMGFGCSAPRFIETKFVVDHPFMFLIRSRNPDIVLFMGSVRRL, from the exons ATGTTCAACAACAAGGCTAGAGTACTTGCAGAG CTGAAAGCCGCAATGGCTACCAACCCGCTTGGATACCCGCTCCTCCAATTCTCCGTCGATCTGTACAAGCAGCTAGTCGCAAAGAGTGGCTCTAGCGGAAACATATTCTACTCGCCCTTCAGCATCTCCGCTGCTCTTTCTATGGCTCTAGCAGGAGCTCGGAATACCACAGCCAAGCAGCTCGCCGATGTCCTGCACGTCAACAGCGAGGAGGTCCATAGGCACTTCTCCAGCTTCATCTCTGAGCTTCCAGGCTTTGCCCCGGACGTGAAGCTGCACGTGGCCAACCGGATGTACTCGGAGAAGACGTTTCCTGTCCTAGACAGCTACGTCGCCCTTCTTAGGGAGTGCTACGGTGCCACGATTGAATCCGTCGATTTCAAAAACAACTTCGAGAATGTTAGGCGGCAGGTTAACGGCTGGGTCGATCAAGCCACACAATCGAAGATTAGAGACCTCCTTCAACCAGGAAGCGTGGACCCTTTGACTACCCTTATTTTGGTGAACGCCATCTACTTTAAGGGACTCTGGGAGTCGCAGTTCAACGCGAACTGGACGCGCCCTTCAGATTTCCACCTGAACCCGAACAGCAAGACGTTGGTAGATATGATGTACCAGAAATCCGATTTCAACATGGCGCACAACATGGCACTCGAAGTAACAGCTCTGGAAATACCGTACCGAGGTGGCAAGACTTCCATGGTCGTGCTGCTGCCTGACAGAATCGACGGGCTGTCCAAACTCGAGGAGGCTTTGAGTGCCGAGAACGTGGCAGAAGTTTTGATGGACCTGCGTAATTGTACTGACGTCAAGCTATACCTTCCCAAATTCAAGTTTGAGGAGACCATATACCTGAAGCAAACGCTCGCTGCAATGGGCATACAAGAACTCTTCAGTTTGGCTTCCGCTGACCTGACCGGTATCAGTGCCGACGGAAACCTCTGGGCTACCGAAGTCGTCCACAAGGCGTTCGTGGAAGTCAACGAGGAAGGCACGGAGGCCGCAGCGGCTACCGCTGTTGTGATGGGCTTCGGCTGCAGCGCTCCAAGGTTCATAGAGACGAAATTCGTCGTTGACCACCCGTTCATGTTTCTCATACGAAGCCGCAATCCAGACATCGTGCTCTTCATGGGATCCGTTCGTAGACTCTAG
- the LOC139048004 gene encoding ipis-1-like yields the protein MAVNKLGDSVLNFAVDLYHQLSPKGVHKGNIFFSPFSISAALSMALGGARNRTAKEMSAVLRVDGEQIHNHFSDFLSKLPSYAADVKLHIANRMYCEKTFPVLESYLALLRDSYGATIESVDFRNDYENIRRQVNAWVERATESKIRDLLPGGSVDAFTTLILVNAIYFKGFWDSQFNPDATRSSDFHLDSKNKKLVDMMYHDDHYSMASSEELGVTALEIPYRGGKTSMVVLLPNDVEGLSNLEEALTAPKLAKLLNNLGGFTDVELYLPKFKLEQAIGLKETLQEMGINDFFSSEADLSGISEKEELSASDVVHKAFVEVNEEGTEAAAATAVMMVACCMSSMPPQTYKFVVDRPFMFLIRSCDPDLVLFMGSVRDL from the coding sequence ATGGCCGTCAACAAGCTTGGAGATTCCGTCCTCAATTTCGCCGTGGACTTGTACCACCAGCTGTCGCCAAAGGGTGTCCATAAAGGGAACATCTTTTTTTCGCCATTCAGCATCTCGGCTGCTCTTTCAATGGCTCTTGGAGGTGCACGGAACAGAACTGCCAAGGAAATGTCTGCTGTTCTTCGAGTTGACGGTGAACAGATACACAACCACTTTTCTGACTTCCTCTCGAAACTACCATCCTACGCTGCCGATGTGAAGCTCCATATCGCCAACCGAATGTACTGCGAAAAGACGTTTCCAGTCTTGGAAAGCTACCTGGCTCTTTTGCGCGACAGCTATGGAGCTACTATCGAGTCCGTCGATTTCAGGAACGACTACGAGAACATTCGACGGCAAGTCAACGCCTGGGTCGAACGAGCCACAGAATCCAAGATAAGAGATCTCCTTCCCGGaggaagcgtggacgcttttacCACACTTATCCTGGTAAACGCCATCTACTTTAAGGGCTTCTGGGACTCACAGTTCAACCCTGATGCTACTCGTAGTTCTGATTTCCACCTGGACTCCAAAAACAAGAAACTGGTTGACATGATGTACCACGACGACCATTATAGCATGGCCAGCAGCGAGGAGCTCGGTGTCACCGCCCTGGAGATCCCATACCGAGGCGGCAAGACTTCCATGGTCGTGCTTCTACCCAACGACGTCGAAGGACTGTCGAACCTTGAGGAGGCATTGACGGCTCCGAAGCTCGCGAAACTGCTGAACAATCTTGGTGGCTTTACGGACGTTGAGCTATATCTGCCGAAGTTCAAATTGGAACAGGCGATCGGTCTGAAGGAAACGTTGCAAGAAATGGGAATCAATGATTTCTTTTCGTCGGAAGCCGACCTGTCCGGCATTAGCGAGAAGGAAGAGCTGTCAGCTTCCGATGTGGTTCACAAGGCGTTCGTAGAAGTAAATGAAGAGGGCACCGAAGCCGCCGCTGCCACAGCAGTAATGATGGTAGCCTGCTGCATGTCCTCTATGCCGCCACAGACCTACAAGTTCGTTGTGGATCGGCCATTTATGTTCCTCATTCGTAGCTGCGACCCAGATCTCGTGCTCTTCATGGGCTCCGTTCGTGACTTGTAA
- the LOC135904767 gene encoding ipis-1-like, with translation MESQTPDEPLLNFAIDLYKHLAEKNGRTGNIFFSPYSISTALSMALAGARSTTAQQLANVLHVTSEEVHQQFSGLLSKLGSLAPDVKLHLANRMYSEQTFPVLESYLSRLQGSYDTTIESVDFKNHYEEVRRRINAWVEEVTESKIKDLLPDNSVDAVTTLIIVNAVYFKGTWDSHFPPKSTCQMSFHLDSKTKRKVNMMRQKNDFMMGRLVKPAAKALEIPYRGGKASMVVLLPDKYEGLSELEDGLTAEKLSGLLNNFVLVSGVHLSLPKFKLEHSIDLKGTLTSMGVKNFFTPAADLSGISDMGNLMASEVFHKAFVEVNEEGTEAAAATAIKAIPYCSSPLFNVNRPFMFFIRSIDPEAILFVGSVRDLEADECSLFSANAEGENSESSSSTPASSDDSNSELTP, from the coding sequence ATGGAGAGCCAAACGCCTGACGAGCCACTCCTCAACTTCGCCATCGACCTGTACAAGCACCTCGCCGAGAAGAATGGTCGTACAGGCAACATTTTCTTCTCACCATACAGCATCTCCACGGCACTCTCCATGGCTCTGGCCGGGGCGCGTAGTACCACGGCTCAGCAGCTGGCCAACGTTCTACACGTCACCAGCGAAGAGGTTCACCAGCAATTCTCTGGTTTACTTTCTAAACTTGGAAGCCTTGCCCCCGATGTGAAGCTACACCTCGCCAACCGGATGTACTCTGAACAGACGTTTCCGGTTCTTGAGAGTTACCTTTCTCGTCTTCAGGGCTCTTACGACACCACCATTGAGTCCGTTGACTTCAAGAACCACTACGAAGAGGTTCGACGTCGGATTAACGCCTGGGTCGAAGAGGTCACCGAATCAAAGATCAAGGACCTTCTCCCCGATAATAGCGTGGACGCAGTGACCACCTTGATCATCGTAAATGCCGTCTACTTTAAGGGAACTTGGGATTCACATTTTCCTCCCAAGTCGACGTGCCAAATGAGTTTTCATCTGGATTCAAAGacgaaaagaaaagtaaatatgaTGCGTCAGAAAAATGACTTCATGATGGGTCGCCTCGTGAAGCCAGCGGCAAAGGCCTTGGAAATACCGTACCGCGGCGGCAAGGCCTCCATGGTCGTCCTCCTGCCCGATAAATACGAAGGACTGTCCGAACTTGAGGATGGCTTGACAGCCGAAAAGCTTTCGGGCCTCTTGAATAATTTTGTCTTGGTATCCGGCGTCCATCTATCCTTGCCGAAGTTCAAGCTAGAGCACTCGATCGATCTCAAGGGAACCCTGACTTCTATGGGGGTCAAAAACTTCTTCACGCCGGCTGCTGATCTCAGTGGAATAAGCGATATGGGCAATCTTATGGCTTCCGAAGTATTCCACAAGGCCTTCGTGGAGGTGAACGAAGAAGGCACGGAGGCAGCTGCTGCTACGGCCATCAAAGCTATACCCTACTGCTCATCGCCTCTGTTTAATGTCAACCGCCCATTTATGTTCTTCATACGCAGTATAGACCCAGAGGCTATCCTTTTCGTGGGTTCTGTTCGCGACCTTGAAGCAGATGAATGTTCCTTGTTTTCAGCTAATGCAGAAGGAGAAAACTCCGAAAGCAGCTCATCAACGCCTGCGTCCTCGGATGACTCCAATTCGGAGTTAACGCCATAG